One window from the genome of Cricetulus griseus strain 17A/GY chromosome 2, alternate assembly CriGri-PICRH-1.0, whole genome shotgun sequence encodes:
- the Plagl1 gene encoding zinc finger protein PLAGL1 isoform X1 codes for MAPFRCQSCGKSFLTLEKFTIHNYSHSRERPFKCSQAECGKAFVSKYKLMRHMATHSPQKAHQCTYCEKTFNRKDHLKNHLLTHDPNKISYICEECGKKYHTMLGYKRHLALHAASSGDLTCGVCAVELGSTEILLVHLKSHAEEKTHHAPREKKHQCDHCERCFYTRKDVRRHLVVHTGCKDFLCQFCAQRFGRKDHLTRHTKKTHSQELKQESMQAGECMSTFQTITPSFQLKAAAMPPFQLGVPAQNGLAGGLPPEVHGLVLAPPEQVPQPMPPMPEPLVTLHPGVVPASPPQTLLDHKYNAGSTSFAPLAGLPLKVDAKGFCNVSFFEELPLQEPQSPLKLNPCFEMAKEITFPKEVLVDAVNIALPASVEISSVLGFWQIPPPPPQNGFVNNTIPMGPGEPLPHGITCLAQPQPQEAQIAMGAVNMGQLPLPPIPHVFTTGTNTAILPHFHHAFR; via the exons ATGGCTCCATTCCGCTGTCAATCATGTGGCAAGTCCTTCCTCACCCTGGAGAAGTTCACCATCCATAATTATTCACATTCCAGGGAGCGCCCATTCAAGTGCTCACAGGCTGAGTGTGGCAAAGCCTTCGTCTCTAAATATAAATTGATGAG GCACATGGCCACACATTCACCGCAGAAGGCTCACCAATGTACTTACTGTGAGAAGACCTTCAACCGCAAAGACCACCTGAAGAATCACCTGCTGACCCACGACCCCAACAAGATCTCCTACATCTGCGAGGAGTGCGGCAAGAAGTACCACACCATGCTGGGCTACAAGAGGCACCTGGCCCTGCATGCGGCCAGCAGTGGAGATCTCACCTGTGGGGTCTGCGCTGTGGAGCTGGGGAGCACCGAGATCCTGCTGGTCCACCTCAAGTCTCATGCCGAAGAAAAGACCCACCATGCGCCCAGGGAGAAGAAGCACCAGTGCGACCACTGTGAGAGATGCTTCTACACCCGGAAGGATGTGCGTCGCCACCTGGTGGTCCACACAGGATGCAAGGACTTCCTGTGTCAGTTTTGTGCCCAGCGATTTGGGCGCAAAGACCACCTCACTCGTCACACCAAGAAGACCCACTCGCAGGAGCTGAAGCAAGAGAGTATGCAGGCAGGGGAGTGCATGAGCACCTTCCAAACCATTACACCTTCATTCCAGCTGAaggctgctgccatgcctcctttCCAGTTAGGGGTGCCCGCCCAGAATGGGCTTGCCGGTGGCTTGCCACCTGAGGTTCATGGTCTAGTGCTTGCTCCACCAGAACAGGTCCCTCAGCCTATGCCACCAATGCCAGAGCCGCTTGTTACTCTGCACCCTGGGGTagttcctgcctctcctccccaaaCCCTTCTGGATCACAAGTACAATGCAGGTTCTACCTCATTTGCCCCACTTGCAGGCCTGCCACTTAAAGTGGATGCCAAAGGCTTTTGCAACGTGAgtttttttgaggagttgcctcTGCAAGAGCCTCAGTCGCCTCTCAAACTCAACCCATGTTTTGAGATGGCTAAGGAAATCACCTTTCCCAAAGAGGTGCTGGTAGATGCTGTGAACATAGCACTTCCTGCCTCTGTGGAGATTTCCTCTGTGTTGGGGTTTTGGCAgatcccccctcctcccccccagaATGGTTTTGTGAATAACACAATCCCTATGGGGCCTGGGGAACCACTGCCCCATGGGATAACTTGTCTGGCGCAGCCCCAG CCACAAGAAGCTCAAATAGCAATGGGCGCTGTGAATATGGGCCAGCTCCCTCTACCCCCTATCCCCCACGTTTTCACGACTGGCACCAACACTGCTATACTGCCCCATTTCCACCACGCTTTCAGATAA
- the Plagl1 gene encoding zinc finger protein PLAGL1 isoform X3 yields MAPFRCQSCGKSFLTLEKFTIHNYSHSRERPFKCSQAECGKAFVSKYKLMRHMATHSPQKAHQCTYCEKTFNRKDHLKNHLLTHDPNKISYICEECGKKYHTMLGYKRHLALHAASSGDLTCGVCAVELGSTEILLVHLKSHAEEKTHHAPREKKHQCDHCERCFYTRKDVRRHLVVHTGCKDFLCQFCAQRFGRKDHLTRHTKKTHSQELKQESMQAGECMSTFQTITPSFQLKAAAMPPFQLGVPAQNGLAGGLPPEVHGLVLAPPEQVPQPMPPMPEPLVTLHPGVVPASPPQTLLDHKYNAGSTSFAPLAGLPLKVDAKGFCNVSFFEELPLQEPQSPLKLNPCFEMAKEITFPKEVLVDAVNIALPASVEISSVLGFWQIPPPPPQNGFVNNTIPMGPGEPLPHGITCLAQPQAPLLPPPPPLLPPQPLPQLQPLQQPQMQPQQQPQMQPQMQPQPQLQPQPPQLQPMPQPMQLQPMQLQPMPQPMPQPMPQPPPMPQPPQLQPIPQPPQLQPMPLPQPMPQPLPQPMPQPLPQPQPQEAQIAMGAVNMGQLPLPPIPHVFTTGTNTAILPHFHHAFR; encoded by the exons ATGGCTCCATTCCGCTGTCAATCATGTGGCAAGTCCTTCCTCACCCTGGAGAAGTTCACCATCCATAATTATTCACATTCCAGGGAGCGCCCATTCAAGTGCTCACAGGCTGAGTGTGGCAAAGCCTTCGTCTCTAAATATAAATTGATGAG GCACATGGCCACACATTCACCGCAGAAGGCTCACCAATGTACTTACTGTGAGAAGACCTTCAACCGCAAAGACCACCTGAAGAATCACCTGCTGACCCACGACCCCAACAAGATCTCCTACATCTGCGAGGAGTGCGGCAAGAAGTACCACACCATGCTGGGCTACAAGAGGCACCTGGCCCTGCATGCGGCCAGCAGTGGAGATCTCACCTGTGGGGTCTGCGCTGTGGAGCTGGGGAGCACCGAGATCCTGCTGGTCCACCTCAAGTCTCATGCCGAAGAAAAGACCCACCATGCGCCCAGGGAGAAGAAGCACCAGTGCGACCACTGTGAGAGATGCTTCTACACCCGGAAGGATGTGCGTCGCCACCTGGTGGTCCACACAGGATGCAAGGACTTCCTGTGTCAGTTTTGTGCCCAGCGATTTGGGCGCAAAGACCACCTCACTCGTCACACCAAGAAGACCCACTCGCAGGAGCTGAAGCAAGAGAGTATGCAGGCAGGGGAGTGCATGAGCACCTTCCAAACCATTACACCTTCATTCCAGCTGAaggctgctgccatgcctcctttCCAGTTAGGGGTGCCCGCCCAGAATGGGCTTGCCGGTGGCTTGCCACCTGAGGTTCATGGTCTAGTGCTTGCTCCACCAGAACAGGTCCCTCAGCCTATGCCACCAATGCCAGAGCCGCTTGTTACTCTGCACCCTGGGGTagttcctgcctctcctccccaaaCCCTTCTGGATCACAAGTACAATGCAGGTTCTACCTCATTTGCCCCACTTGCAGGCCTGCCACTTAAAGTGGATGCCAAAGGCTTTTGCAACGTGAgtttttttgaggagttgcctcTGCAAGAGCCTCAGTCGCCTCTCAAACTCAACCCATGTTTTGAGATGGCTAAGGAAATCACCTTTCCCAAAGAGGTGCTGGTAGATGCTGTGAACATAGCACTTCCTGCCTCTGTGGAGATTTCCTCTGTGTTGGGGTTTTGGCAgatcccccctcctcccccccagaATGGTTTTGTGAATAACACAATCCCTATGGGGCCTGGGGAACCACTGCCCCATGGGATAACTTGTCTGGCGCAGCCCCAGGCACCGCTGCTGCCGCCTCCACCGCCACTGCTGCCACCGCAGCC GCTCCCACAGCTGCAGCCTCTTCAGCAGCCCCAGATGCAGcctcagcagcagccacagaTGCAGCCACAGATGCAGCCGCAGCCACAGCTGCAGCCACAGCCACCACAGCTGCAGCCAATGCCGCAGCCAATGCAGCTGCAGCCAATGCAGCTGCAGCCAATGCCACAGCCAATGCCACAGCCAATGCCACAGCCACCACCAATGCCGCAGCCACCACAGCTGCAGCCAATCCCGCAGCCACCACAGCTGCAGCCAATGCCGCTGCCGCAGCCAATGCCACAGCCGCTGCCGCAGCCAATGCCACAGCCGCTGCCGCAGCCGCAGCCACAAGAAGCTCAAATAGCAATGGGCGCTGTGAATATGGGCCAGCTCCCTCTACCCCCTATCCCCCACGTTTTCACGACTGGCACCAACACTGCTATACTGCCCCATTTCCACCACGCTTTCAGATAA
- the Plagl1 gene encoding zinc finger protein PLAGL1 isoform X2, translated as MAPFRCQSCGKSFLTLEKFTIHNYSHSRERPFKCSQAECGKAFVSKYKLMRHMATHSPQKAHQCTYCEKTFNRKDHLKNHLLTHDPNKISYICEECGKKYHTMLGYKRHLALHAASSGDLTCGVCAVELGSTEILLVHLKSHAEEKTHHAPREKKHQCDHCERCFYTRKDVRRHLVVHTGCKDFLCQFCAQRFGRKDHLTRHTKKTHSQELKQESMQAGECMSTFQTITPSFQLKAAAMPPFQLGVPAQNGLAGGLPPEVHGLVLAPPEQVPQPMPPMPEPLVTLHPGVVPASPPQTLLDHKYNAGSTSFAPLAGLPLKVDAKGFCNVSFFEELPLQEPQSPLKLNPCFEMAKEITFPKEVLVDAVNIALPASVEISSVLGFWQIPPPPPQNGFVNNTIPMGPGEPLPHGITCLAQPQAPLLPPPPPLLPPQPQQPPQLQPQQPPQLQPQQPPQPQMQPQMQPQPQLQPQPPQLQPMPQPMQLQPMQLQPMPQPMPQPMPQPPPMPQPPQLQPIPQPPQLQPMPLPQPMPQPLPQPMPQPLPQPQPQEAQIAMGAVNMGQLPLPPIPHVFTTGTNTAILPHFHHAFR; from the exons ATGGCTCCATTCCGCTGTCAATCATGTGGCAAGTCCTTCCTCACCCTGGAGAAGTTCACCATCCATAATTATTCACATTCCAGGGAGCGCCCATTCAAGTGCTCACAGGCTGAGTGTGGCAAAGCCTTCGTCTCTAAATATAAATTGATGAG GCACATGGCCACACATTCACCGCAGAAGGCTCACCAATGTACTTACTGTGAGAAGACCTTCAACCGCAAAGACCACCTGAAGAATCACCTGCTGACCCACGACCCCAACAAGATCTCCTACATCTGCGAGGAGTGCGGCAAGAAGTACCACACCATGCTGGGCTACAAGAGGCACCTGGCCCTGCATGCGGCCAGCAGTGGAGATCTCACCTGTGGGGTCTGCGCTGTGGAGCTGGGGAGCACCGAGATCCTGCTGGTCCACCTCAAGTCTCATGCCGAAGAAAAGACCCACCATGCGCCCAGGGAGAAGAAGCACCAGTGCGACCACTGTGAGAGATGCTTCTACACCCGGAAGGATGTGCGTCGCCACCTGGTGGTCCACACAGGATGCAAGGACTTCCTGTGTCAGTTTTGTGCCCAGCGATTTGGGCGCAAAGACCACCTCACTCGTCACACCAAGAAGACCCACTCGCAGGAGCTGAAGCAAGAGAGTATGCAGGCAGGGGAGTGCATGAGCACCTTCCAAACCATTACACCTTCATTCCAGCTGAaggctgctgccatgcctcctttCCAGTTAGGGGTGCCCGCCCAGAATGGGCTTGCCGGTGGCTTGCCACCTGAGGTTCATGGTCTAGTGCTTGCTCCACCAGAACAGGTCCCTCAGCCTATGCCACCAATGCCAGAGCCGCTTGTTACTCTGCACCCTGGGGTagttcctgcctctcctccccaaaCCCTTCTGGATCACAAGTACAATGCAGGTTCTACCTCATTTGCCCCACTTGCAGGCCTGCCACTTAAAGTGGATGCCAAAGGCTTTTGCAACGTGAgtttttttgaggagttgcctcTGCAAGAGCCTCAGTCGCCTCTCAAACTCAACCCATGTTTTGAGATGGCTAAGGAAATCACCTTTCCCAAAGAGGTGCTGGTAGATGCTGTGAACATAGCACTTCCTGCCTCTGTGGAGATTTCCTCTGTGTTGGGGTTTTGGCAgatcccccctcctcccccccagaATGGTTTTGTGAATAACACAATCCCTATGGGGCCTGGGGAACCACTGCCCCATGGGATAACTTGTCTGGCGCAGCCCCAGGCACCGCTGCTGCCGCCTCCACCGCCACTGCTGCCACCGCAGCCTCAGCAGCCCCCACAGCTGCAGCCTCAGCAGCCCCCACAGCTGCAGCCTCAGCAGCCCCCA cagccacagaTGCAGCCACAGATGCAGCCGCAGCCACAGCTGCAGCCACAGCCACCACAGCTGCAGCCAATGCCGCAGCCAATGCAGCTGCAGCCAATGCAGCTGCAGCCAATGCCACAGCCAATGCCACAGCCAATGCCACAGCCACCACCAATGCCGCAGCCACCACAGCTGCAGCCAATCCCGCAGCCACCACAGCTGCAGCCAATGCCGCTGCCGCAGCCAATGCCACAGCCGCTGCCGCAGCCAATGCCACAGCCGCTGCCGCAGCCGCAGCCACAAGAAGCTCAAATAGCAATGGGCGCTGTGAATATGGGCCAGCTCCCTCTACCCCCTATCCCCCACGTTTTCACGACTGGCACCAACACTGCTATACTGCCCCATTTCCACCACGCTTTCAGATAA